One window of Globicephala melas chromosome 2, mGloMel1.2, whole genome shotgun sequence genomic DNA carries:
- the LOC115867104 gene encoding uncharacterized protein → MGTAVCDRKPGLLQSCHPAVILGRSCLPFEPQFRCSLDGMVDHMSSKMTPAQVPTLAFTPVFLHGPSSTRLSPSDAAPVHSYSSQLASRAPRTQTSSRPTGQFHIFRKSAPVAASPPSPHTGPYVTPVPYLGPFPGLHLPQAQSSLSTPWSPLRFLRAVGVTPVLVSSSPHQSSTASAVWVPVNFYAIEFTSAVLLASNLASEILSAGSLVKVGGAASGGVLAGLPWLRLTLSSNAALAGATSTLGSLLGTLNGSYLLGCPAAALTAFPLGAKAAAAVAGGALAVGAVPVVLGTVGFTGAGITASSLAAKMMSASAMANGGGVAAGSPAATLQSVGECPRWGLLWKVREDKRLRASSPDLSPGEPQSACAFVSPSVVTLSLGL, encoded by the exons ATGGGCACTGCTGTCTGCGACAGGAAGCCAGGTCTGTTGCAGTCCTGCCACCCAGCTGTGATCCTGGGAAGGTCATGTCTcccctttgagcctcagttccGCTGCTCTTTGGACGGGATGGTGGATCACATGTCTTCAAAGAT GACCCCGGCCCAGGTCCCCACTCTGGCCTTCACCCCCGTCTTCCTTCACGGCCCTTCCTCCACCAGGCTCTCTCCCTCAGATGCTGCCCCAGTTCACTCATACAGCTCCCAGCTAGCCTCAAGGGCTCCCAGAACACAGACAAGCTCAAGACCCACAGGTCAGTTCCACATCTTCAGAAAGTCTGCTCCTGTGG CcgcctccccaccttcccctcacACAGGTCCTTATGTAACCCCAGTACCATATCTTGGACCCTTCCCAGGCCTGCATCTTCCACAAGCTCAGAGCAGCCTCTCTACCCCTTGGAGCCCCTTGAGATTTTTAAGGGCAGTGGGTGTGACCCCAGTTCTGGTGTCCTCATCTCCCCATCAAAGCTCCACTGCTTCAGCAGTTTGGGTGCCGGTCAATTTCTATGCCATAGAATTTACCAGTGCTGTCCTCTTAGCCTCTAACCTGGCTTCCGAGATACTGTCTGCAGGGAGCCTGGTCAAAGTGGGCGGGGCAGCCTCTGGAGGTGTCTTGGCAGGACTTCCTTGGCTAA GACTCACCCTGTCATCCAACGCTGCCCTGGCTGGGGCCACATCTACCCTGGGATCCTTGCTGGGGACGCTGAATGGCTCCTACCTGCTAGGATGCCCTGCTGCGGCCCTGACCGCTTTCCCACTAGG AGCCAAGGCTGCTGCAGCTGTGGCGGGAGGAG CCCTGGCCGTGGGGGCTGTGCCCGTGGTGCTGGGCACCGTGGGCTTCACCGGGGCAGGAATCACAGCCTCCTCCTTAGCGGCCAAGATGATGTCAGCGTCCGCCATGGCCAATGGGGGCGGAGTTGCCGCCGGCAGCCCGGCGGCCACTCTCCAGTCCGTGGGTGAGTGTCCCCGATGGGGCTTGCTGTGGAAGGTGAGGGAGGACAAGCGCCTCAGAGCATCCAGCCCTGACCTTAGCCCTGGTGAGCCCCAGTCTGCCTGTGCCTTTGTCTCACCCTCCGTGGTCactctctctctgggtctctga
- the LOC115867288 gene encoding interferon alpha-inducible protein 27-like protein 2A isoform X3, with amino-acid sequence MASVAVIGGAVAVGAVPVVLGAMGFTGAGIAASSLAAKMMSAAAIANGGGVAAGSLVATLQSVGAAGLSMSSNIILGSAGSALGAWLWGRKKKAPSSPPPGSSTEAERGSRAGDDPPGPQEVSPPHDKSSAS; translated from the exons ATGGCCTCTGTAGCCGTGATTGGAGGAG CCGTGGCCGTGGGGGCTGTGCCCGTGGTGCTGGGCGCCATGGGCTTCACTGGGGCAGGAATCGCGGCCTCCTCCTTAGCGGCCAAGATGATGTCAGCGGCCGCCATTGCCAATGGGGGTGGAGTTGCCGCCGGCAGCCTCGTGGCCACTCTCCAGTCCGTGG ggGCAGCCGGACTTTCCATGTCATCCAACATCATCCTGGGCTCGGCTGGGTCAGCTCTTGGGGCCTGGCTGTGGGGTAGAAAGAAGAaagctccttcctctcctccaccagGATCCAGTACTGAAGCAGAGAGGGGCTCCCGGGCTGGAGATGACCCTCCAGGGCCTCAGGAGGTCAGTCCCCCACATGACAAGTCCTCTGCCTCCTAA
- the LOC115867288 gene encoding interferon alpha-inducible protein 27-like protein 2A isoform X2 encodes MWGTFFGMASVAVIGGAVAVGAVPVVLGAMGFTGAGIAASSLAAKMMSAAAIANGGGVAAGSLVATLQSVGAAGLSMSSNIILGSAGSALGAWLWGRKKKAPSSPPPGSSTEAERGSRAGDDPPGPQEVSPPHDKSSAS; translated from the exons atgtggggcaccttttttg GTATGGCCTCTGTAGCCGTGATTGGAGGAG CCGTGGCCGTGGGGGCTGTGCCCGTGGTGCTGGGCGCCATGGGCTTCACTGGGGCAGGAATCGCGGCCTCCTCCTTAGCGGCCAAGATGATGTCAGCGGCCGCCATTGCCAATGGGGGTGGAGTTGCCGCCGGCAGCCTCGTGGCCACTCTCCAGTCCGTGG ggGCAGCCGGACTTTCCATGTCATCCAACATCATCCTGGGCTCGGCTGGGTCAGCTCTTGGGGCCTGGCTGTGGGGTAGAAAGAAGAaagctccttcctctcctccaccagGATCCAGTACTGAAGCAGAGAGGGGCTCCCGGGCTGGAGATGACCCTCCAGGGCCTCAGGAGGTCAGTCCCCCACATGACAAGTCCTCTGCCTCCTAA